TGTCGTTGATGCAGTATATTGTTTTCAGTTTTGGGAAGATTGTCTTGACATTGCCTTCATGTCTATATAGGTGAGTGTTCTTCACTGAAAATATATCACGATTTGTGATCTTGATCTAGGAAGGAAATCTGTCCCAGCATCCATATGGGCTTGAAGACGATAGAATCCTCACATGGGAGGTGAGAATTATCTCTCAAACCTGCAGATTCCTTTCAATATATTCGGTATTCTATGCATACAGACGTAACATCTTGTATTGCAAAATCTTTGAAGCAAATATATGTGATCAACAGTACTTAGACTGGCTTTATAAATTTGTATTCTAtcagttttgaattttgatacaCTCACCAAGAATTTGTTTCTACATCTGTTATCTTTTTAATAGGTTTGGAGTGCTGCTGCTCTTTTCCTTGGATCACTCTACCAAGCTAGATCAGTTTTCCAGTACCCAAAATTTGCATGGGATGAAGTTAGCAGTAGGCTACAAAGACTAACGGACTTGAGCTCGATAGAAAGAGCTCCCGTTAATGAGTATGTAAACTATTGTCATCGTTGCCATTGTTTTAGGACTCACATGTTACTGGTGTAAGAATTTCGAACGCTCGAGGAGATTGTTTTCATGTATAGAAGCATCAAAAAAGTTGAGTCACAGTAGAATATTTTCTCATATAAATAATCATAGAATAGAAACCTACATAATAGTTTGGGGAAAATGATGAAGACTCAAAACACAAAAACCCCTTGTCCCTATCCTCACAACTTCTTCGTCTCACCTATTATATAAAATCTAACTATTGACTTCCTACTAAAGTAACATATATTACAACATTGAGGTATGAAATGGAGTTTGGTCCTTTTAAAAATGAGACGTAGTAGTTTTAGGCCAAACCCAATTAGGCTCGACAAAGCTAATTAGTATATTATGTAACTTTAGCCCTTTGCATCATCATAAACCTTCTTGTGTTCACTCCATCCAAATTCTCACTGATCTTAGCCAAGTGGGCAAATCGCCGTTTGATCGATGCAGCCATTTGCTCTGCCGGCGCAGGACTATCTTCAACATCCTCCAAATACTTCACCGGCGGGCTTTCCACACACGCTGCTGCCTCAGCAATAATGTCCTTGAGAGCCTCCACCACCTTGCTCATTTTTGGCCTATCCTTCCCACTTCTCACCAAACAACTATCCGCTAATTTAGCAACTTTACGAGCTGCACTTAACGGGTAGTTGTTTTCGAGTCTCGGATCAATGATTGTGCCGAATCTTCGACTATCAGCAGGGTTCTGTTTCACCCACTCCAGGAGCTTCTGCTCCGGTTTGGGGAGTTCTCGTTCCAGCGATCGTCTTCCTGTCAACATCTCATACACCACCACACCAAAGCTCCACACGTCGCTCTTGGAGGTGAGATGCCCCGTCTCTATGTAGTCCGGAGCAGCATATCCATATGTTCCAACAACCTGTAAACACGAAAGCATTTGCCATCAAGCAACTTCCATGCAAGATACACGACTATCAAAGCTTTTGTAATTAATACGGTCTGTTTAACAAAATGAACATACCGCGGTTGAAACATGTGTATGACCAGCAGTTGGTCCCTCCCTAGCAAGCCCAAAGTCCGACAGCTTCGCCTTGAATTCCCCATCCAGTAGAATGTTCGAAGACTTGAAATCACGATAGATCACCTTGTGAACAACAGTCAGTAACTAGGATCAACAACAATTTCAAAGGTGACTGATTATTTACAAAGATCGATTTCTGATCACTTCAATCATTTTCAGAGACATTAAATAAAGAACCTAAGCGATGATGAATATGCTTGAATCGAAGTTCTAAACAACCAAAGCTTGCACTATCTTCTGAGGCAGGAACCCATAACTAGAAAAGTCCTAAAAGTTATTCAATGATAAGTGGCAAAAAGATTTGAAGGTGAAACCTGGATTTCCAACTCTTCATGTAGATAAGCCAATCCTTCCGCTGCCCCGAGTATTATTTGTAATCTTCGCTCCCAGGATATCGCTGAACCAGCCCTATTGAAAATGTGCTCCTCCAGGCTCTTCTTTGGCATATATTCATACACGAGTAGCCTTTGTATGCCTCGTTCTGCATCAACAGCACAGTATCCTATCAGCTTGACCAAATTCGGATGATCCACGACCCCAAGAAGCTGCACTTCTGCTACCCATTGTTTGTGACCCTAATACCATCAAAACAAAACCACACATCTTTTCAGTGGGATGAACCTTAGCATTACTAGATACTGTCACGGGTCGAGAACATGAACATCATGTTACCTACAGAGATCATTGCTTTCGTTTTACCGAGGCATGTTATCAAAATCTCTAATCTTGCTTTCCCTTTCCCATATTTTTTTACTACACCAATTTCTTATTAGATGCATCTCAATTCCCAAATGGCAGTCTCTCATGCCTAAAGGAGATAAAGATTTCATTCACTCACATGGCAATCATTATACTATATAACATGCTTAACAACTAATCCCGAATTTCAAATCTACCATATATTTTCAGCACAAATTTCTTTAGTTTACTAGCAAGACCAcataataaatgacaaacatTCTTAcagtaaataaaaaatggaaaaagaaaacATAATACCTGACAGCCATCTTTGCTGAGCTTCTTGATTGCAACAATCATGGGTTCACCAGCCTTGCCCTCAGGGGGCTTGATTGTTCCTTTGTACACACATCCAAAACCACCCTCACCAATCTTAAGCAATCTGTTGAAGTTATTAGTCGCTTGCTTCAGCTCTGCAAATGTAAATACTCTCAAATTCTGCGCTTTTTCCTCATATATTTCAGTGATTCTGCGCGGTGGCGTAGCTGAGCAGGATGAGGTTTCCCTCTTAGATTCCGATACGTCAAATTTGCTCAGGCATTTCAATGTCGGGGCTGATTTCTGTAACCTAGTTTTACTCCTATCCTTGAATTGATTGAAACAATTCATTTTTCACGCAATCCGACCCTAACAAAACTTGATTCCGAGCTTCACTGCTGCCACATCAAATCCGATCTGTTATCAAAACTAAAGCCTCAGTTAAAGACGAGTTTCCACTTTTCCACATGAATTCAGAATAAAAATTCTAAATCAGattatatcaaattaattaaaagtaaGTAGCAGTATTAAATTAAACATTATAGAAATGGATTTAGTTAGCGCTGGCAGTAAATCCGGTGGAAAGCAACACAGctggaaaaaaaaacaaaaaataaataagaacgATTAATACCGATTGGAGCAGCGAATAAAAACCAGAAACAGACTGCTGAAGACGGTAGCTGCTACAAGCAATCCAAAAATATCGAAGTAGCTCGCCTTTATTGGAAAAAAATGCTAGTATTGATTTAATAAATAGGAAAAGAGCAATTGTCGTGTAGCTATTACTATGATATACCTACATTTATTTCAAAGGATTCATCTCTGCGCACGAATTTTCTATCTCAAAAACTGCAATTGACTACTACTTCTTTTGATTTTGCTTTCTCTCTCTGAGTCTGCTGCTGATAATGATAATTGATGCTTGATAATGAAAGTTGATGGCAGTGAATAACCGTTGAATTGGGTGGGTGGTGGTTGGTTTGAAATTGGGACCCTTTTGAATAAATAGAATTCCACATTATACCTATTTTACACTACATTTTCTAAATTCCGTACGAAAAAATAAAGTTATTTTCAGTGATTGAAATAGTATAAAGTTTTATAACATAACGTATTAAATGCCTCGTTCCTACATCAATATTAGTCAAGAAAGCACGGCTTCAAATTAGCACCATTCCATTGGCGTGGCGGCGGActttttattttgcaattgttTAAAATACAATGCGACTCCCTACATCCACagttaaatatttcattttttcttgtTCATCCATCCACTATAAatatcatatttcacttttactacaTTTGATTTTACTACATTTGATAAGTGGATCATATATTTCACCAACTCATtccattcatattttattaaaagaatattaGCACCTAATATCATAGAACTTTTAAAAAGTTGggttttcccacgaactttgaaattgacaaataatatcacgaactttaccccgagTTTATTTtttcccaccaatgaaaaaatttcggaaaataatatcatgatacgaattttttttgtaatttctcgacaacagcttcgagagcttcaagtttttcaatctttgagaatagtttttatagaagcacaccctccaaatttgttcttcaatctattaatatagctgaaattttttcattggtgggaaataacaaactcagggtaaagttcgtgatattatttgctaATTTCAAAGTTTGTGGAAAAAACCCAACTTTTGGAAGGTTTCATCatattaggtgtcaatatctctttattataaaaccaatatataaaagtaggtatcacattccactaacttttctacccactttaccacacaaagtcaaacaatttcttaaaacatgtacCGATCAAATATGGAACATTTAATcacggacgaagggagtacatttagttaatggagaatgagtctcaccacTCTTACCTCgttaaagaaaaaaatgtttttaaaattagaaaatgcatattttatgagacggactaaaaataaaaaaagtgtatattcttatgTAGGACGAAGGGAATATGATTTTATTCGTGTGCATTGTTCATATTATCAAtatactcaaaatcaataaatctatgtgaccaaattttgtacaaccaaAAACTGATTTATTTGAGAAATAAATTggtttatttatgcatttaattaaaacaGATGGACACATATATAGCATATGGAACATGCATAATAATGGTcgtatattaataatttttgtataatttttttaattttttagaatcataaaatgtaattaatgcatactttaattcaagtaattcaaatataaaaataaaaaattgaaaatgaggccGAAGACTAATCAAGTCTTTTTAACTTGCCCACTAACTACATATATTACTtaatttacttttatatataattaatatatcaaAATTACTAATACAACCTTATTTTGGTTGTACAAAATTTAGTTGTTTATCATCACTCTTTCAAAatagttgagttatttttttttgcaaaagcTCGAACTTCTttcatattttactctctcttcctcccttttactttattcattctTTTACTCTTTCCACTTTAACTTTTAAAACCTCAATTTCTTATAATTCATGTGCTAAAAGAAATATCTCGACTATCTTGAAATGAAGGAAATATAAAAAACCGTGAAAACTGACCATACGCTTTCAAGCAAATAAATGGAGTAATTTATTTCTACCATTATGTATTAGAAACATGAAAATAGTACTTTCGACTTAAGTCAATTCAGAAATCTCCAATTACTGTCCTATCGAATTATATTCTTTGGAAAAAAACAGTAATCTACTTCcacaaaattgaaatttgtCACTAACAATGGTACAGGGAAAAGAAAACGACAATTCAcgatttaaaattaaaaatcaacgTTGAATATATTTCTCATGTTTCAGCGTCAATAGTAGATTGATGTTTtccatgattaattaattaattaatcattataGTACTCCCCTCCATCCCATCGAGCTGAAGAATTTTCTCTGGGCATGTATTAGGATTTAAGAATATATTGAGTAATACAAAAGTGATTAGATGTATTTGCTGTGACATTTTATTAACAATGAtagtaaacaaaaaaaacaatgtattaatatttatatatttttatctatttattttacATACGAAACGTCCATTTCTTAAACTCCAGAAAATTCGgtctcaactatgagggaataGAAGGAGTAGCACTTATTAAATTACATCATTTTCGTTGAAACAAGTATACAATGGAAATATAACAAGCAAAATCAATGACCATGGTTATAGTACATCCGATATTATAAAGGACGTCATCTATATCCTTCTATTTTGACAAGTTATTATTGTAAATgacatttttgaatttaataaagttGCCCTGATTAAATAACAGCCACCATAACCATTGATGTCTTATTTTACGTTTTCCACCAGATAAATGATTGTGTCATTAAggattaataataattaattatgattaaGTAGATTAAAACTCAAACTGCAAAAGCGTTCCCGCCTCGAGAGTCGAGACATTCCTCCTCCTACACAACACCCCATGCCCATgacattcttcttcttcttcttcttttaaaaACCGGCTTAACCGGCTTAATAGTTCTTATTCATGAACACTTCAAACGGAATTAAATGCTTAAGTGTAAGGGTGGAAATCCTCCTAAGAGGGCAGTTGATGGAAACCTTTGGGTGCTTTTGGTATGTTAATCTGTGTATTCTGTTTGTTTGATTAGTGGTTTGGACGTATTGTCACACAGTGTGTCTAGCCAATCACAACTGATAGACATGCTACGTGACAATATGTTTCGACCATTAGATTTTTGCTAGTTAATGTTCTTGTGAGGTTGTGATGGGATTTTGATTGTACTTTTTTGGTAGTGTTTTTTCTTGATTCGCATCCCAAAGTTGCGAGAAGCCATTGGAGTTGAGTTGAAGCTGGAGGACTGTAGAGTGCCTCTCGTGTTTTGGGTTGTGGAGAAAGTGCAAAGGATTTCTCACAGTCACAACGTCATGCAAACAGAGACATTAAATGAGATTCTTCAAAATCTTTCTGAAGATGTAACTTGATTATATAGTTACCCTCTAACTTGTTTTAAACTTGAACTCGGAAATAATTTTGAGTTGCTTTCATGAGCAGGATATCTTATGGTCACCGTACTCTCCATCACTCATGCCTCGTTCCCTACGGCCTCTAGTACAATTTGGGACTCTTCTTGCCTCAATGTTTTGCAAAAACTATGTGGTACATCATAGACAGACCTCGTTGCAAGACAATTCAATGTGTTTGATGATCGTATTCCGTCTACGTTAAGATGGAAAGAATAAGAAATCAAAGTGAAGCAAAACAAGGGGCGGAAGCAACAGAACTTCACAAAATTTTATGAGAAAGAGCTGCAGCTTTGGGGAGAGAAGCAGCTAGCGCAGGACCTCATGTGTCGTGTCCCCCAAGTGCGTGTCACGAGATCAAGACAGAGTATGACTCGTAACGATCCAGATAAAGAAGCAGAAGGGTATTTTTCTTTTACTCCAGTAGTTTAGTGTTTCGCTATTAGTCTTGTTTTTGCTATAGCTTACCTATAATCAGTTTGTATTTAATGTTGCTCGAAGGATGCGTGACAATTTATGTTTTTACATCTCAGTTCTTTCTATAGTGAACAATGATGAGTCCGAGCTTAGGGATTTGAGAAGACTTGTTTTGGAGGTTGGGCCCTCAGCATGTCAAGAACAAGATGAAGAACATACTGCTTCCACTTCTAAAAAGAATGATAGAAacagaaaaatgagaaaaatttcTGACTCAAACGAAGTTCTTTGCTCTTCCTCGCGCACTGAGTCCAACGGTAATGATGTCAGTACATCTCTGCAATATTCTGAAGTCGGCTCGTATAGTGCAAAGCAGGACATGGATTTAGGTATTGCAAAGCGGACTCGATCAAAGACGAGGAGCATCAAAAAGGCATCAGAAGTTGGCAATGTCTCGTTGGGTTTTCAACTGATTTTGAAGTGGAGAGTTCTGACAATGACATAGAGTTGGTGAGCTTGCACGTTGAGGCGGGCAAAGTCCGTGAACAGAACGAAGAAACGAATGCAGAAGAGGGATTGATAGTGAGGAATAACTTGAGTGAAGATACATGCTCAAAGCAGTCGAATACTCAAAACGGTTACAATCATAGTGCTGATGATTCTATGGGAAGTGCTGAATTAAACAGTTCGAATTTATATGCTTGTGCTAAAACTACAGACATGGCTAAAATGCCAACTGGAGCAGATGAGGCAGCTCTTCATTCCCAGTCGAACGATGGTTATTTTCATAGTGATGATGCAACCAAGGAAAGAAATGAAGCAGCAGGAACTTCAGATTCACATCTGTGTGCTGAGAATATATATTAACGCGCATGGTTAGTGAAGAGAAGGTTCCAACCGGACCAAATGAGGATGTTCCTCCATCCTACTCAAAAGATATTTTATGATTGTAGTGACGTGGATGCcatggaaaaaaatgaaagagcCGATTCAGATTCACATGATCCTGCTGAGACTCAGGCTACAGATATGGCTGATAAAACGGAGTTGCCAATGAcgagaaagaaagtattatcgAAACAAGTCAAGGGTAATAAAGTGATTAGTTTGGGAATAACAACATATCTATTTCAAAAAGAGCTAGTCAAATCATAACTATAAAAAATATTCTATCAAAATAAGTTCGATCATCTTCCTTCCCTTCTTTGATGTACATCGTACATGAAAGATTTTATAGCTAATATTACCAAGTTATTTTGATCTCAGATTTATGCAGTGTGCTTGCGGATGCTGTATTGCAAAGTGAACTAAATACTGCATCTCAAACGCAAACTACTCTTCCACTGAAGTTCAGGTTCGAAGACGAGATACCAGAACAGGAGGAAAAAACAGATTATGAAAAAGAGATTGACAGGTTATTTTGTGAACTAAACTGTGTGTGGGCATTGGATGAACAACAATCATTTGGCAACCCCGAGGTTGGTCTAGCTTAAGCATCACTTCCTAAAACATTATCTTTCAATATTTGATAATAAGTCAAAGATCATAAGACTATTCTAGCAAACTAGCATGATTTAGAAAATAGATCATGACTTGACACCATTTTTCATGAGTTGCAGGAAATTTCAGAAATCGAAAATTTTCCTCCTGAAGAAAATATTTGTACTTATTAGAGTCAATCGTATGAAATACCAATATACTTATTTCAATAATTCCATGATGAAAATACTTGTACTTATTATAATCATTtgattcataaaattaaaacttagTAACTCCAATTAAAGAGGGATAAAAGCACAAACCTTTTGAAATGCCAGATCATATAATTCATAAAGCATAAATATAATTCATCTCTCATAACGCAGACAAACAAAACTGCACCAGCAGAAGGCCAGATTCTCCAGTTACAGTGACATAAATCTAGAGGAATATACTTGCACAATGAATGCTCATTTGAACGAGACATATTTGGCCATAAGGCTACAACATCTACCTGTTACCGAAGAATCACGACCAAACGTGGCCGTCATCCACCTTcttttgcttcttcttctttcttttttgctCTCTTGTTTGCAACGCATGGTGGGCATACTGTGCGCGAATCTCCATTAATTTCGTTTTTGCATCCCGAAACGGTGCATCAGACTTTGCAGCCATCAATTGCTGGGAGAGAAATTACAATTTATTGTTAGCTATTGAAATCAATAATAAGGGGATCGATCGATCAGGTCTTACTACCTTTACATGGTCCATTGCCGCCAAGTTGAACCCTAATGTATCTTTGCATTCCTggcaaaacataaacatcaagttTGTTCAGAATTAGCTTAAAAGCACCTTGCTGGAGCAGATTTTATTCAAAAATTACCTTGACCCTTGCGTGCAAGATGTCGCTGAGAAGAGATAAGATGGGCCTGGCGGAGATAGTAGAGGTCAGTTGGTAATGATGGATCTGTAGCAACACAGTTGAAACCCGACAAACAAGCTCAACCTGACAACAGAAACAACTCCAAGTGATTATGTGATTCATATGGTAGTAATATCAGGAAAGCAGCCATCAGAGATTGATCATTGCTCCAGTGATCACTGACCTTTTCAGGGTGAGCAATCCACTCTTTCAAATAGGATAGAACCCTTAAGGAATCGGAGAATGGCAGAGCCTGAGAAATTGTACGAGTAAA
This DNA window, taken from Salvia splendens isolate huo1 chromosome 18, SspV2, whole genome shotgun sequence, encodes the following:
- the LOC121776561 gene encoding probable serine/threonine-protein kinase PBL19; the protein is MNCFNQFKDRSKTRLQKSAPTLKCLSKFDVSESKRETSSCSATPPRRITEIYEEKAQNLRVFTFAELKQATNNFNRLLKIGEGGFGCVYKGTIKPPEGKAGEPMIVAIKKLSKDGCQGHKQWVAEVQLLGVVDHPNLVKLIGYCAVDAERGIQRLLVYEYMPKKSLEEHIFNRAGSAISWERRLQIILGAAEGLAYLHEELEIQVIYRDFKSSNILLDGEFKAKLSDFGLAREGPTAGHTHVSTAVVGTYGYAAPDYIETGHLTSKSDVWSFGVVVYEMLTGRRSLERELPKPEQKLLEWVKQNPADSRRFGTIIDPRLENNYPLSAARKVAKLADSCLVRSGKDRPKMSKVVEALKDIIAEAAACVESPPVKYLEDVEDSPAPAEQMAASIKRRFAHLAKISENLDGVNTRRFMMMQRAKVT